The following coding sequences are from one Dermacentor silvarum isolate Dsil-2018 chromosome 4, BIME_Dsil_1.4, whole genome shotgun sequence window:
- the LOC119448665 gene encoding uncharacterized protein LOC119448665: METITLPGYRAVSSLAENGHGIATLIAKKCAFQEHDLRLGNTKLEASLVEIIPNSWLKNSVYVMNVYCSPRDNRQTFYSLTTKASSKNRRSYSLELWGLFLLKAGVPVYKKGEPCSACGSDFECDVTKLCVEKVKISTSGESRIDGAPSLLAIVGIGAAVIICVVVVICLVVVHTRRRRTGTGAAAAAQLTADGSNEAAAGDAAGAEDHKMSEAEKTADGADHEDAAASHEALAKK, from the exons ATGGAAACAATTACCCTCCCGGGGTACCGAGCCGTCTCCTCGTTAGCGGAGAACGGGCATGGAATCGCGACACTCATTGCAAAGAAGTGTGCCTTCCAGGAGCACGATCTGCGCCTTGGCAACACCAAGCTGGAAGCGTCCCTCGTCGAGATAATACCCAACAGCTGGCTGAAGAACAGCGTCTACGTTATGAATGTGTACTGCTCTCCTAGGGACAACCGGCAGACCTTCTACAGCCTGACGACCAAGGCGTCGTCCAAG AACAGGAGGTCATACAGCCTTGAGCTTTGGGGCCTCTTTCT GTTGAAAGCAGGAGTACCGGTGTACAAGAAAGGGGAGCCTTGCAGTGCTTGCGGCAGTGATTTCGAATGTGACGTTACGAAATTATGT GTAGAAAAGGTCAAGATTTCGACCTCCGGTGAGTCCAGAATCGACGGGGCTCCCTCCTTGCTGGCCATCGTAGGCATCGGCGCCGCAGTGATTATCTGCGTAGTGGTCGTCATCTGCCTCGTCGTTGTGCACACGAGAAGGCGTAGAACCGGCACGGGCGCTGCCGCGGCTGCCCAGTTAACGGCGGATGGCTCTAACGAGGCCGCTGCCGGGGACGCTGCCGGGGCCGAAGACCACAAGATGAGCGAGGCCGAAAAGACGGCCGACGGCGCCGATCACGAGGATGCTGCGGCTAGCCACGAAGCGCTCGCGAAGAAGTGA
- the LOC119450174 gene encoding elongation of very long chain fatty acids protein AAEL008004, protein MATASITADDSASFFLRRDPRTAQWAFPGNKQVITLLLVGYIYVVKVAGPRFMKNRKPYDSIKPLIAFYNLFMVVCSAYFVSAFVSTAYIRNGYSLLCQGIDFDARDEGTMELLNLYWWYTMLRILDFLDTLFFVLRKKESHISFLHVVHHTIVVFNGWFGLTYGPDGQAAIVVVINGSVHVVMYTYYFLSLLGPEVQKHLWWKRYITQLQLAQFVVLFVHALLPIFMNCGYPRSHTFITMSQAVFFFGLFTHFYAKSYQSKKIHLVAKHRANGKLQ, encoded by the coding sequence ATGGCGACGGCATCGATCACAGCCGACGACAGCGCGTCGTTCTTTCTCCGGAGGGACCCGCGCACCGCTCAGTGGGCCTTTCCGGGCAACAAGCAGGTGATAACGCTCCTGCTGGTCGGCTACATCTACGTCGTTAAGGTGGCCGGCCCGCGGTTCATGAAGAACCGCAAGCCGTACGACAGCATCAAGCCACTCATCGCGTTCTACAACCTCTTCATGGTGGTGTGCAGTGCCTACTTCGTCTCCGCTTTCGTCTCGACCGCGTACATACGCAACGGTTACAGTCTGCTGTGCCAGGGTATCGACTTCGACGCCAGGGACGAGGGCACCATGGAACTGCTGAACCTCTACTGGTGGTACACGATGCTCAGGATACTCGACTTTCTGGACACCCTGTTCTTCGTGCTTCGCAAGAAGGAGTCGCAtatctccttcctgcacgtcgtGCATCACACCATCGTTGTGTTCAACGGTTGGTTCGGACTCACCTACGGTCCGGATGGCCAGGCGGCGATTGTTGTGGTCATCAACGGCTCCGTGCACGTAGTGATGTACACGTACTACTTCCTCAGTCTTCTAGGGCCGGAAGTACAGAAACACCTGTGGTGGAAGCGCTACATTACGCAGCTGCAACTTGCGCAGTTTGTCGTTCTCTTCGTGCACGCCTTGCTGCCGATCTTTATGAACTGCGGATACCCCAGGTCTCACACGTTCATCACGATGTCGCAAGCTGTCTTCTTCTTCGGCCTGTTTACGCACTTTTACGCCAAAAGCTACCAATCGAAGAAGATACACCTAGTGGCGAAACATAGAGCTAACGGCAAGCTACAGTGA